In a single window of the Phoenix dactylifera cultivar Barhee BC4 unplaced genomic scaffold, palm_55x_up_171113_PBpolish2nd_filt_p 000480F, whole genome shotgun sequence genome:
- the LOC120106158 gene encoding LOW QUALITY PROTEIN: D-glycerate 3-kinase, chloroplastic-like (The sequence of the model RefSeq protein was modified relative to this genomic sequence to represent the inferred CDS: deleted 2 bases in 2 codons), which translates to MRVLSALSQPSPWPAAALSPSHGFRSSSHFSSSSPSHLISSLHKNSPFCLRGLDPKPVFPSTTHRDFVTSASNGQGPAKFYSAFPTSPTLVASVDDLFEFICSGPLIEKLGFTAETVAESIDRWLQIGFGLCQLFRLNDLNLSAPEKARIYHFYVPVFLWCEDQISRHRSKFNDGDEIPPLVIGVSAPQGSGKTTLVFALDHLFRRSGRNAATLSIDDFYLTAEDQAKLRSKNPGNALLEFRGNAGSHDLQFSIDTLTSLSKLTKKGMKMKLPRYDKSANGGRGDRADPSTWPEVEGPMEVVLLEGWMLGFKPLPNEVVKAVDPQLEVVNKNLEAYFDAWDKFVGAWIIIKIKDPNCVYQWRLQAEVAMREDGKPGMSDEEVLDFVSRYLPAYKAYLPPLYSEGPKGLDPNCLLVVDIDEERNPIAEK; encoded by the exons ATGAGGGTTCTGAGCGCGCTGTCCCAGCCTTCGCCATGGCCGGCTGCCGCCCTCTCTCCTTCCCACGGGTTCCGTTCCTCCTCCCATTTTTCGTCGTCGTCTCCCTCTCATCTTATCTCATCTCTGCACAAGAATTCGCCTTTCTGCCTTCGAGGCCTCGATCCTAAACCAG TTTTTCCCTCTACCACCCACAGGGACTTCGTCACCAGTGCAAGCAATGGGCAAGGACCTGCGAAGTTTTATTCGGCATTTCCTACATCTCCTACTCTTGTTGCCTCTGTTGATGACCTCTTTGAGTTCATATGCTCGGGTCCTCTGATCGAAAAATTGGGTTTTACTGCTGAGACTGTAGCTGAGTCCATCGACAGGTGGTTACAGATTGGTTTTGGCTTGTGTCAGTTGTTCCGGTTG AACGACCTTAATTTGTCAGCTCCTGAGAAGGCACGAATATATCATTTCTACGTTCCGGTGTTCCTCTGGTGTGAAGATCAGATTTCGCGCCATAGGTCCAAATTTAATGATGGAGATGAGATCCCACCTCTAGTG ATTGGTGTAAGTGCTCCTCAAGGTAGTGGAAAAACAACTCTTGTTTTTGCTCTTGATCATCTTTTCCGGCGATCTGGTAG GAATGCAGCAACATTATCAATAGACGATTTTTATTTGACAGCGGAGGATCAG GCTAAACtaaggagt aaaaatcctGGAAATGCTCTCTTGGAG TTTCGTGGGAATGCGGGAAGCCATGACCTGCAGTTCTCAATTGATACACTTACATCTTTAAGCAAGCTGACAAAAAAAG GTATGAAGATGAAGCTTCCACGGTATGATAAG TCTGCTAATGGAGGGAGGGGTGATAGAGCTGACCCTTCAACATGGCCAGAGGTTGAAGGGCCTATGGAG GTTGTTTTGTTGGAAGGTTGGATGCTTGGTTTCAAACCTCTTCCAAATGAAGTTGTGAAAGCAGTTGATCCACAG CTTGAAGTGGTAAATAAAAATCTTGAAGCCTACTTTGATGCATGGGACAAGTTTGTTGGGGCATGGATTATTATCAAGATTAAGGATCCCAACTGTGTATACCAATGGCGCTTGCAG GCAGAGGTGGCCATGAGGGAGGATGGGAAACCTGGCATGTCTGATGAAGAG GTTTTGGATTTTGTATCACGGTATCTGCCGGCATACAAGGCCTATCTTCCACCACTCTACTCTGAAGGACCAAAGGGCCTGGATCCAAATTGCCTTTTAGTTGTCGATATTGATGAAGAGAGGAATCCAATTGCCGAGAAGTAA